The proteins below come from a single Rhodococcus sp. WMMA185 genomic window:
- the ipdB gene encoding cholesterol ring-cleaving hydrolase subunit IpdB, which translates to MSQTIAGVTRAEYCAIACAEIFSGAGEIMASPMATLPLIGARLARLTTEPDLLITDGEALILADTPELGTKAAIEGWMPFRKVFDVVASGRRHVVMGANQIDRHGNQNLSAFGPLQKPTRQMFGVRGAPGNTINHATSYWVGKHSSRVFCDSVDIVSGVGYDHVDPENPAYRFHHIHHVVSNLGVFDFGGPGHTFRALSLHPGVTPEQVADNTSFEVAGLDDAPPTREPTEEELRLIREVLDPRSLRDREVSV; encoded by the coding sequence ATGAGCCAGACGATCGCTGGAGTGACGCGGGCAGAGTACTGCGCGATCGCGTGCGCCGAAATCTTCTCCGGGGCGGGTGAGATCATGGCCAGCCCGATGGCGACCCTACCCTTGATCGGGGCCAGGCTGGCCAGGCTCACGACCGAGCCCGACCTACTGATCACCGACGGTGAGGCGTTGATTCTCGCGGACACCCCCGAGCTGGGCACGAAGGCAGCCATCGAGGGGTGGATGCCCTTCCGCAAGGTATTCGACGTGGTCGCGTCCGGTCGGCGACATGTGGTGATGGGAGCCAACCAAATCGACCGTCACGGCAACCAGAATCTCTCCGCCTTCGGCCCCCTGCAAAAGCCGACCCGTCAAATGTTCGGCGTCCGGGGGGCGCCCGGAAATACCATCAACCACGCCACCAGTTATTGGGTGGGCAAGCACTCTTCACGGGTGTTCTGCGACAGCGTCGACATCGTCTCCGGTGTCGGCTATGACCACGTCGACCCCGAGAATCCCGCATACCGGTTCCACCACATCCATCATGTCGTGAGCAACCTCGGGGTCTTCGACTTCGGCGGACCCGGACACACCTTCCGCGCCCTGAGCCTGCACCCCGGCGTCACCCCGGAGCAGGTCGCCGACAACACCTCGTTCGAAGTGGCCGGATTGGATGACGCCCCCCCGACCCGCGAACCCACCGAAGAGGAACTGCGGCTGATTCGCGAGGTTCTCGACCCCCGCAGCCTTCGGGACCGGGAGGTGTCGGTATGA
- the ipdC gene encoding (3aS,4S,5R,7aS)-5-hydroxy-7a-methyl-1-oxo-octahydro-1H-indene-4-carboxyl-CoA dehydrogenase: MSTLRTALTELVGVEHPVVQTGMGWVAGSRLVAGTANAGGLGILASATMTYTELEAAIAKTKTLTDKPFGVNIRADAADAPQRIELLIRENVRVASFALAPKKELIAQLKAAGVVVIPSIGAAKHAKKVASWGADAVIVQGGEGGGHTGPVATTLLLPSVLDAVDIPVVAAGGFYDGRGLAAALAYGAAGVAMGTRFLLTQESTVPDSVKREYLARGLQDTVVSRKVDGMPHRVLNTDLVDSLEHSGNLRGLVAAARNASKFKAMTGMKWSTLVRDGLSMKRSSDRTWQQIIMAANTPMLLKAGLVDGNTHAGVLASGQVVGLLDDLPTCKDLIETIVADAADRIEALSLTTRPSRR; this comes from the coding sequence ATGAGCACTCTCCGAACGGCACTGACCGAACTGGTCGGCGTCGAGCACCCCGTCGTGCAGACCGGGATGGGCTGGGTCGCCGGATCCCGACTCGTCGCCGGCACCGCCAATGCAGGTGGACTCGGCATCCTGGCGTCGGCGACCATGACATACACCGAACTCGAAGCGGCCATCGCGAAGACGAAGACGCTCACTGACAAGCCGTTCGGCGTCAACATTCGCGCCGACGCCGCCGACGCTCCACAGCGCATCGAACTGCTGATCCGAGAGAACGTCCGCGTCGCATCGTTCGCGCTCGCCCCGAAAAAGGAGCTGATCGCCCAACTCAAGGCAGCAGGCGTAGTGGTCATTCCGTCGATCGGGGCCGCGAAGCACGCAAAGAAGGTGGCGTCATGGGGCGCCGACGCGGTGATCGTGCAGGGCGGCGAGGGTGGCGGACACACGGGCCCGGTGGCGACCACCCTGCTACTGCCGTCGGTGCTCGACGCTGTGGATATACCCGTCGTCGCGGCCGGTGGCTTCTACGACGGGCGCGGACTCGCCGCCGCGCTGGCGTACGGCGCCGCCGGTGTTGCGATGGGCACGCGCTTTCTGCTCACCCAGGAATCGACCGTGCCCGACTCGGTGAAACGGGAATACCTGGCACGCGGACTACAGGACACTGTCGTCTCCCGCAAAGTGGACGGCATGCCCCACAGGGTGCTCAATACCGACCTCGTCGACAGCCTCGAACACTCGGGCAACCTGCGCGGCCTGGTCGCGGCGGCCCGCAATGCATCGAAGTTCAAGGCCATGACCGGCATGAAGTGGTCCACACTCGTCCGGGACGGTCTCTCCATGAAGAGGTCTAGCGATCGCACCTGGCAGCAGATCATCATGGCCGCCAACACTCCGATGTTGCTCAAAGCCGGACTCGTCGACGGCAACACCCACGCGGGGGTTCTCGCGTCCGGCCAGGTAGTTGGCCTGCTCGACGATCTCCCTACCTGCAAAGACCTCATCGAGACGATCGTTGCCGACGCCGCCGACCGCATCGAGGCGCTCAGCCTGACGACGCGGCCTTCGCGGCGATGA